From a single Daphnia pulex isolate KAP4 chromosome 2, ASM2113471v1 genomic region:
- the LOC124210220 gene encoding delta(24)-sterol reductase-like: MDTAAWKKKLVRLMEDNRGLIVLLFCLPASFLFDLVLQLRNWFNRTFLSAPQRHDTRVRQIQSQVRHCNDLPEAEKKLMCTSRPNWLSLSITFFRKDLCHKIPIPLYDILELKEEVMTVRVEPMVTVGDITRYLIPKGYTLAVTLEIADATLGGLAFGVGMTTYSHKVGLYQETIVAYEVVLGDGSLVRVTKDNEYSDLFYCLPWSHGTLGFLVALELQIIPVKPYVKMEYIPINGQKEYCDKIRELSGAMDKDKQTPDFVEATIFSKHEAVLMVGHFANVKNAQEEAQINHVARWYKPWFYKHVESFLNKPPSQEFIPLREYLLRHNRAIFWVVESMIPFGNNPLFRLLFGWLLPPKPAFLKFTTTPGIRAMTFTKQVFQDIVLPINVLEKQIDVAEEIFDAYPILVYPCRIYDHGPHTGQLRPPRSDQMCPGTNWGMFNDLGVYGVPGPVKRKERFDAVGAMRKMEKFTRDVGGYPFLYADIFMNRKEFEEMFDLVAYEKARAKYHANDAFPHLYDKVKPEIDVFQVGKEYMDPL; encoded by the exons ATGGATACTGCCGcgtggaagaagaagttggtgCGCTTAATGGAGGATAACCGCGGTCTTATTGTTCTAT TGTTCTGTTTGCCTGCCTCATTCCTTTTCGATCTCGTTCTTCAGTTGCGTAACTGGTTTAATCGTACGTTTTTGTCAGCACCCCAGCGGCACGATACACGCGTTCGCCAGATTCAATCTCAg GTTCGCCATTGTAATGACCTTCCTGAAGCAGAGAAAAAGTTGATGTGCACATCTCGACCAAATTGGCTAAGCTTATCCATTACATTCTTCAGAAAA GATCTTTGTCACAAAATCCCTATTCCATTGTATGACATCCTTGAACTAAAGGAGGAAGTAATGACGGTGCGCGTAGAGCCCATGGTAACTGTTGGTGATATAACTCGTTATCTGATACCCAAAG GATACACTTTGGCTGTTACCTTGGAAATTGCTGATGCCACCCTCGGAGGGCTTGCGTTTGGTGTTGGTATGACGACGTACTCGCACAAG GTCGGGTTGTACCAAGAGACGATTGTTGCGTACGAAGTTGTGCTGGGAGATGGATCTTTAGTTCGAGTGACCAAGGACAATGAATACTCAGATTTATTTTACTGTCTTCCGTGGTCTCACGGTACTCTAGGATTTCTCGT tgCACTGGAACTTCAAATCATCCCTGTGAAA CCTTATGTGAAAATGGAGTACATTCCGATCAACGGCCAAAAAGAATATTGCGATAAAATTCGAGAACTATCAGGGGCAATGGATAAAGATAAACAG ACCCCTGATTTTGTTGAGGCGACTATTTTTAGCAAACACGAAGCAGTCCTTATGGTCGGTCACTTtgcaaatgtaaaaaatgcgCAGGAAGAGGCACAAATTAATCACGTAGCACGTTGGTATAAACCATGGTTTTATAAACACGTTGAAAGCTTTCTTAACAAGCCTCCAAGTCAAGAATTTATACCACTACGGGAGTATCTTTTACGCCACAATCGTGCGATTTTCTGGGTGGTCGAATCCATGATCCCTTTTGGTAATAATCCACTTTTCAG GCTATTGTTCGGATGGCTACTGCCCCCAAAACCTGCATTCCTGAAGTTCACAACAACACCAGGCATTCGTGCTATGACTTTCACTAAGCAG GTTTTTCAAGATATCGTTCTTCCTATTAACGTCCTGGAAAAACAGATTGATGTTGcagaagaaatatttgatgcATATCCCATTTTagt GTACCCTTGCAGAATATACGATCATGGACCACATACAGGCCAGCTTCGTCCTCCTCGATCTGACCAAATGTGTCCGGGTACTAACTGGG GTATGTTTAATGATCTTGGAGTTTATGGTGTACCGGGGCCAGTCAAGCGGAAGGAACGTTTTGACGCTGTGGGTGCTatgagaaaaatggaaaa ATTTACTCGTGACGTTGGTGGATATCCCTTTTTGTACGCAGACATCTTTATGAACCGCAAGGAATTTGAAGAGATGTTTGATCTCGTAGCTTATGAAAAAGCCCGAGCAAAATACCATGCCAACGACGCGTTTCCTCACCTTTATGATAAG GTCAAACCGGAGATAGACGTCTTTCAAGTTGGGAAAGAATATATGGATCCTCTGTAA
- the LOC124210148 gene encoding C-1-tetrahydrofolate synthase, cytoplasmic-like isoform X1, which produces MNFVVCVLKDTVKSWKNLSRSFYREFSISNHPIMEQYGQLLSGTEVAKNIRAALAEQVKQLKEQCSGLTPGLTIIQVGAREDSNVYIRMKMKAAEEIGIKATHTVFPSSTTQAELLRILNKINLDPSVHGIIVQMPLDSVNVIDSTLITDSVNPSKDVDGLNTINQGKLAVGDLASGFLPCTPNGCMELIKRTGIKIEGSQAVVIGRSKIVGTPAAELLKWHNATVTVCHSKTKNLPEVVSGADILIVGIGQPNMVKGDWIKQGAVVIDCGINSIPDPTKASGSRLVGDVDFETAKMKSSWITPVPGGVGPMTVAMLMKNTVIAAQKAAFKLSNTQWNLSLLPLKLSEPVPRDIDIARSQTPKNVMELAEEIGLSMSDVELYGSTKAKVNINILERLAEKPLGKYVIVCGITPTPLGEGKSTTTIGLSQAIGAHLKKNVFACVRQPSQGPTFGIKGGAAGGGYSQVIPMEEFNLHLTGDIHAITAANNLLAAQIEARMFHEATQSDKALYARLVPKDKGTRKFSAIQVRRLTKLGINKSDPDSLTDEEIHNFARLDIDPTTITWQRVMDTNDRFLRKIRVGLSDTEKGHERDCQFDISVASEIMAVLALTTGYADFRSRLGQMVVASSKQGVPITADDLGASGALMVLMKDAIHPTLMQTLEGTPVFVHAGPFANIAHGNSSIIADQIALRLVGREGFVLTEAGFGADIGLEKFIHIKCRASGLKPDVVVLVATVRALKMHGGGPQVVPGNPIPAAYLEPNCALVETGFSNLKKHIENIRKFGLQVVVAINRFTTDSDEELGFLQRLCKENGAFDAVVCSHWATGSQGAATLAEAVAKAAEQPSDFRYLYDLEQSIEEKIEVIAKEVYGAEKIEISPAAKVQIERYKLQGFNNFPICMAKTHLSLSHDPSLKGAPTGFTLPIREVRASVGAGFLYPLVGTMSTMPGLPTRPAIFDIDLNLETGNIEGLF; this is translated from the exons atgaactttgtaGTCTGCGTCTTGAAAGACACAGTAAAGTCGTGGAAAAATTTATCAC gaAGTTTCTACAGAGAGTTTTCAATTTCCAACCATCCTATAATGGAGCAATATGGTCAATTGCTTTCTGGCACGGAAGTTgcaaa AAATATCAGAGCTGCTTTGGCTGAACAAGTTAAACAACTGAAAGAACAATGTTCTGGCCTTACTCCTGGACTTACAATCATTCAAGTGGGTGCTCGAGAAGATTCAAATGTCTACAttcgaatgaaaatgaaagctGCTGAAGAAATTGGTATTAAAGCCACACATACTGTCTTTCCATCTTCAACTACTCAAGCTGAG CTTCTCAGAATActcaataaaattaacttgGACCCTAGTGTCCATGGCATAATTGTGCAAATGCCATTGGATTCTGTGAATGTGATTGATTCTACTCTCATCACAGATTCAGTAAACCCAAGCAAAGATGTTGATGGATTAAATACTATTAATCAGGGAAAACTAGCTGTTGGGGATTTAGCTTCTGGGTTTCTTCCTTGTACTCCAAATGGCTGCATGGAATTAATCAAAAG AACAGGGATAAAAATTGAGGGAAGCCAAGCAGTTGTTATTGGACGGAGTAAGATTGTCGGAACTCCTGCTGCCGAACTTCTAAAATGGCATAATGCAACTGTTACAGTTTgtcattcaaaaacaaaaaacttgccTGAAGTG GTTTCTGGTGCAGACATACTTATCGTTGGTATTGGACAGCCTAATATGGTAAAAGGAGACTGGATAAAGCAAGGTGCAGTTGTGATAGATTGCGGCATCAATTCTATTCCAG ATCCGACAAAGGCGTCAGGTTCTAGGTTGGTGGGAGATGTAGATTTTGAAACTGCTAAAATGAAATCCAGTTGGATTACTCCAGTTCCTGGTGGAGTTGGTCCAATGACGGTAGCCATGCTTATGAAAAATACAGTTATTGCTGCTCAAAAAGCAGCGTTCAAACTATCCAATACCCAGTGGAACTTATCCCTTCTGCCACTTAAGTTGAGCGAACCAGTACCGCG AGATATCGATATAGCTCGTAGCCAAACCCCGAAAAATGTCATGGAATTGGCTGAAGAAATCGGATTATCTATGTCCGATGTTGAGCTATATGGTTCCACAAAAGCCAAAGTTAACATCAACATTTTGGAACGATTGGCTGAAAAACCCCTCGGAAAATACGTCATTGTTTGCGG AATAACTCCAACGCCATTAGGAGAAGGAAAATCAACTACGACAATCG GTTTATCTCAAGCAATCGGCgctcatttgaaaaagaatgtgTTTGCTTGTGTGAGGCAACCTTCTCAAGGACCAACCTTTGGGATCAAAG GGGGTGCGGCGGGAGGTGGATACTCTCAAGTTATTCCCATGGAAGAGTTCAATTTGCATTTGACCGGTGATATCCATGCAATCACGGCTGCCAATAATCTTCTTGCCGCTCAAATTGAAGCTCGAATGTTTCATGAAGCAACTCAATCAGATAAAGCCTTGTATGCTCGCCTTGTGCCAAAGGATAAAGGCACACGCAAATTTTCAGCTATTCAA gtaagACGATTAACTAAGCTGGGCATCAACAAATCTGACCCTGATTCATTAACTGATGAAGAAATTCACAATTTTGCTCGTCTAGATATCGATCCCACAACTATTACTTGGCAAAGAG TTATGGATACGAACGACAGATTTTTACGTAAGATTCGAGTTGGGTTGAGCGATACGGAAAAGGGACATGAGCGTGATTGTCAATTCGATATTTCCGTAGCAAGTGAAATAATGGCAGTTTTAGCTTTGACCACAG GTTATGCTGATTTCCGATCCCGATTGGGCCAAATGGTAGTAGCCTCTAGTAAACAAGGAGTACCGATAACCGCTGATGATTTG gGTGCAAGTGGTGCTTTGATGGTGCTGATGAAAGATGCTATTCATCCGACTCTGATGCAAACGCTTGAAGGAACCCCGGTCTTTGTACATGCCGGACCATTTGCCAATATTGCACATGGAAATTCGTCTATTATAGCAGACCAGATTGCACTACGATTAGTAGGCCGCGAAGGATTTGTTTTGACAGAAGCAGGATTCGGAGCAGATatag gaTTGGAAAAGTTCATCCATATCAAATGTAGAGCTTCAGGTTTGAAACCAGATGTTGTCGTCTTGGTCGCTACAGTACGTGCTCTGAAAATGCATGGTGGTGGTCCTCAGGTTGTTCCAGGAAATCCAATTCCAGCTGCGTATTTAGAGCCCAACTGCGCATTAGTGGAAACAGGGTTTTCTAATCTTAAAAAACATATTGAAAACATACGGAAATTTGGTCTGCAAGTCGTTGTTGCAATCAATCGTTTCAC GACGGATTCAGACGAAGAACTGGGTTTCCTCCAGCGTTTGTGTAAAGAAAATGGAGCATTTGATGCTGTAGTTTGCTCACACTGG GCGACTGGCAGTCAAGGAGCTGCGACCTTAGCGGAAGCGGTTGCCAAAGCTGCTGAACAGCCGTCTGATTTTAG GTATTTGTATGACTTGGAACAatcaattgaagaaaaaattgaagtcaTCGCTAAGGAAGTCTATGGCGccgaaaaaatcgaaatatctCCTGCAGCTAAGGTTCAAATCGAACGCTACAAGCTTCAG GGATTTAATAATTTCCCAATCTGTATGGCGAAAACTCACTTATCGTTGTCGCACGACCCTTCACTAAAAGGAGCTCCTACTGGCTTCACTCTCCCAATTCGAGAAGTGAGAGCTAGTGTTGGAGCCGGATTTTTGTACCCTCTAGTTGGAACG ATGAGTACGATGCCAGGACTTCCAACCCGCCCAGCCATTTTTGATATTGATTTGAACTTGGAAACAGGCAACATTGAAGGCCTGTTCTAG
- the LOC124210148 gene encoding C-1-tetrahydrofolate synthase, cytoplasmic-like isoform X2, whose protein sequence is MEQYGQLLSGTEVAKNIRAALAEQVKQLKEQCSGLTPGLTIIQVGAREDSNVYIRMKMKAAEEIGIKATHTVFPSSTTQAELLRILNKINLDPSVHGIIVQMPLDSVNVIDSTLITDSVNPSKDVDGLNTINQGKLAVGDLASGFLPCTPNGCMELIKRTGIKIEGSQAVVIGRSKIVGTPAAELLKWHNATVTVCHSKTKNLPEVVSGADILIVGIGQPNMVKGDWIKQGAVVIDCGINSIPDPTKASGSRLVGDVDFETAKMKSSWITPVPGGVGPMTVAMLMKNTVIAAQKAAFKLSNTQWNLSLLPLKLSEPVPRDIDIARSQTPKNVMELAEEIGLSMSDVELYGSTKAKVNINILERLAEKPLGKYVIVCGITPTPLGEGKSTTTIGLSQAIGAHLKKNVFACVRQPSQGPTFGIKGGAAGGGYSQVIPMEEFNLHLTGDIHAITAANNLLAAQIEARMFHEATQSDKALYARLVPKDKGTRKFSAIQVRRLTKLGINKSDPDSLTDEEIHNFARLDIDPTTITWQRVMDTNDRFLRKIRVGLSDTEKGHERDCQFDISVASEIMAVLALTTGYADFRSRLGQMVVASSKQGVPITADDLGASGALMVLMKDAIHPTLMQTLEGTPVFVHAGPFANIAHGNSSIIADQIALRLVGREGFVLTEAGFGADIGLEKFIHIKCRASGLKPDVVVLVATVRALKMHGGGPQVVPGNPIPAAYLEPNCALVETGFSNLKKHIENIRKFGLQVVVAINRFTTDSDEELGFLQRLCKENGAFDAVVCSHWATGSQGAATLAEAVAKAAEQPSDFRYLYDLEQSIEEKIEVIAKEVYGAEKIEISPAAKVQIERYKLQGFNNFPICMAKTHLSLSHDPSLKGAPTGFTLPIREVRASVGAGFLYPLVGTMSTMPGLPTRPAIFDIDLNLETGNIEGLF, encoded by the exons ATGGAGCAATATGGTCAATTGCTTTCTGGCACGGAAGTTgcaaa AAATATCAGAGCTGCTTTGGCTGAACAAGTTAAACAACTGAAAGAACAATGTTCTGGCCTTACTCCTGGACTTACAATCATTCAAGTGGGTGCTCGAGAAGATTCAAATGTCTACAttcgaatgaaaatgaaagctGCTGAAGAAATTGGTATTAAAGCCACACATACTGTCTTTCCATCTTCAACTACTCAAGCTGAG CTTCTCAGAATActcaataaaattaacttgGACCCTAGTGTCCATGGCATAATTGTGCAAATGCCATTGGATTCTGTGAATGTGATTGATTCTACTCTCATCACAGATTCAGTAAACCCAAGCAAAGATGTTGATGGATTAAATACTATTAATCAGGGAAAACTAGCTGTTGGGGATTTAGCTTCTGGGTTTCTTCCTTGTACTCCAAATGGCTGCATGGAATTAATCAAAAG AACAGGGATAAAAATTGAGGGAAGCCAAGCAGTTGTTATTGGACGGAGTAAGATTGTCGGAACTCCTGCTGCCGAACTTCTAAAATGGCATAATGCAACTGTTACAGTTTgtcattcaaaaacaaaaaacttgccTGAAGTG GTTTCTGGTGCAGACATACTTATCGTTGGTATTGGACAGCCTAATATGGTAAAAGGAGACTGGATAAAGCAAGGTGCAGTTGTGATAGATTGCGGCATCAATTCTATTCCAG ATCCGACAAAGGCGTCAGGTTCTAGGTTGGTGGGAGATGTAGATTTTGAAACTGCTAAAATGAAATCCAGTTGGATTACTCCAGTTCCTGGTGGAGTTGGTCCAATGACGGTAGCCATGCTTATGAAAAATACAGTTATTGCTGCTCAAAAAGCAGCGTTCAAACTATCCAATACCCAGTGGAACTTATCCCTTCTGCCACTTAAGTTGAGCGAACCAGTACCGCG AGATATCGATATAGCTCGTAGCCAAACCCCGAAAAATGTCATGGAATTGGCTGAAGAAATCGGATTATCTATGTCCGATGTTGAGCTATATGGTTCCACAAAAGCCAAAGTTAACATCAACATTTTGGAACGATTGGCTGAAAAACCCCTCGGAAAATACGTCATTGTTTGCGG AATAACTCCAACGCCATTAGGAGAAGGAAAATCAACTACGACAATCG GTTTATCTCAAGCAATCGGCgctcatttgaaaaagaatgtgTTTGCTTGTGTGAGGCAACCTTCTCAAGGACCAACCTTTGGGATCAAAG GGGGTGCGGCGGGAGGTGGATACTCTCAAGTTATTCCCATGGAAGAGTTCAATTTGCATTTGACCGGTGATATCCATGCAATCACGGCTGCCAATAATCTTCTTGCCGCTCAAATTGAAGCTCGAATGTTTCATGAAGCAACTCAATCAGATAAAGCCTTGTATGCTCGCCTTGTGCCAAAGGATAAAGGCACACGCAAATTTTCAGCTATTCAA gtaagACGATTAACTAAGCTGGGCATCAACAAATCTGACCCTGATTCATTAACTGATGAAGAAATTCACAATTTTGCTCGTCTAGATATCGATCCCACAACTATTACTTGGCAAAGAG TTATGGATACGAACGACAGATTTTTACGTAAGATTCGAGTTGGGTTGAGCGATACGGAAAAGGGACATGAGCGTGATTGTCAATTCGATATTTCCGTAGCAAGTGAAATAATGGCAGTTTTAGCTTTGACCACAG GTTATGCTGATTTCCGATCCCGATTGGGCCAAATGGTAGTAGCCTCTAGTAAACAAGGAGTACCGATAACCGCTGATGATTTG gGTGCAAGTGGTGCTTTGATGGTGCTGATGAAAGATGCTATTCATCCGACTCTGATGCAAACGCTTGAAGGAACCCCGGTCTTTGTACATGCCGGACCATTTGCCAATATTGCACATGGAAATTCGTCTATTATAGCAGACCAGATTGCACTACGATTAGTAGGCCGCGAAGGATTTGTTTTGACAGAAGCAGGATTCGGAGCAGATatag gaTTGGAAAAGTTCATCCATATCAAATGTAGAGCTTCAGGTTTGAAACCAGATGTTGTCGTCTTGGTCGCTACAGTACGTGCTCTGAAAATGCATGGTGGTGGTCCTCAGGTTGTTCCAGGAAATCCAATTCCAGCTGCGTATTTAGAGCCCAACTGCGCATTAGTGGAAACAGGGTTTTCTAATCTTAAAAAACATATTGAAAACATACGGAAATTTGGTCTGCAAGTCGTTGTTGCAATCAATCGTTTCAC GACGGATTCAGACGAAGAACTGGGTTTCCTCCAGCGTTTGTGTAAAGAAAATGGAGCATTTGATGCTGTAGTTTGCTCACACTGG GCGACTGGCAGTCAAGGAGCTGCGACCTTAGCGGAAGCGGTTGCCAAAGCTGCTGAACAGCCGTCTGATTTTAG GTATTTGTATGACTTGGAACAatcaattgaagaaaaaattgaagtcaTCGCTAAGGAAGTCTATGGCGccgaaaaaatcgaaatatctCCTGCAGCTAAGGTTCAAATCGAACGCTACAAGCTTCAG GGATTTAATAATTTCCCAATCTGTATGGCGAAAACTCACTTATCGTTGTCGCACGACCCTTCACTAAAAGGAGCTCCTACTGGCTTCACTCTCCCAATTCGAGAAGTGAGAGCTAGTGTTGGAGCCGGATTTTTGTACCCTCTAGTTGGAACG ATGAGTACGATGCCAGGACTTCCAACCCGCCCAGCCATTTTTGATATTGATTTGAACTTGGAAACAGGCAACATTGAAGGCCTGTTCTAG